A stretch of the Pseudomonadota bacterium genome encodes the following:
- a CDS encoding DNA polymerase III subunit delta', which yields MLSPYPWLESRLQQLLGVIARGRLPHGLLVCGQPGVGKTALARTLAALLLCERRAEGAAACGACPGCQQFGAGSHPDFFMIAPEEGAQAIKVDQVRGLAEKLALSSHRAGYKVAIVAPAEAMNINASNSLLKTLEEPSDNTILMLISAQPARLPATIRSRCQQVFIPPPDPAVAQTWLAGQLAGQDPQIYLQLAGGAPLEALRLAEARVVEARQARFQALLGVLEGRANPLAVAADWGQDENLQAVKWMRDWLMDLIRIRLGGNAAGTIRSPDLAEGLNRLAGRFDNRQLYRQLDRINSLLRYNDGSLNRQLLAEDILLAWAAGQ from the coding sequence ATGCTGAGCCCGTATCCCTGGCTGGAATCCCGCCTGCAGCAGCTGCTGGGGGTGATCGCCCGTGGCAGGTTGCCGCACGGTCTGCTGGTGTGTGGGCAGCCCGGGGTGGGTAAGACGGCCCTTGCCCGTACACTCGCGGCATTGCTGCTGTGCGAACGGCGTGCGGAGGGAGCCGCGGCCTGCGGCGCCTGTCCCGGCTGCCAGCAGTTCGGCGCCGGCAGTCATCCGGATTTTTTCATGATTGCCCCGGAAGAGGGCGCCCAGGCCATCAAGGTGGACCAGGTGCGCGGGCTGGCGGAAAAGCTTGCGCTGTCCAGCCATCGCGCCGGCTACAAGGTCGCGATCGTGGCACCGGCGGAGGCCATGAACATCAATGCATCCAACAGCTTGTTAAAGACGCTGGAGGAACCATCCGATAACACGATACTGATGCTGATCAGCGCGCAGCCGGCGCGGTTGCCCGCCACCATACGCAGCCGCTGCCAGCAGGTGTTTATTCCGCCGCCGGACCCGGCGGTCGCGCAGACCTGGCTGGCCGGGCAGCTTGCAGGACAGGATCCGCAAATTTATCTGCAACTCGCTGGCGGTGCCCCACTGGAGGCGCTGCGGCTGGCCGAGGCGCGGGTCGTCGAAGCGCGGCAGGCACGGTTCCAGGCGCTGCTGGGGGTGCTCGAGGGCAGGGCGAATCCGCTGGCAGTTGCGGCTGACTGGGGCCAGGACGAGAATCTGCAGGCGGTAAAGTGGATGCGCGACTGGTTAATGGACCTGATTCGAATTCGTCTTGGCGGCAACGCCGCCGGTACGATACGCAGCCCGGACCTGGCCGAAGGGCTGAACCGGCTGGCCGGCAGATTCGACAACCGGCAGCTGTACCGGCAACTGGACAGGATCAACAGCCTGCTGCGCTACAATGACGGCAGCCTGAATCGCCAGTTGCTGGCTGAAGATATCCTGCTCGCCTGGGCGGCAGGGCAGTAA
- the acpP gene encoding acyl carrier protein — protein MSTIDERVKKIVVEQLGVKEEEVNANSSFVDDLGADSLDTVELVMALEEEFECEIPDEEAEKITTVQQAIDYVNAHLG, from the coding sequence ATGAGCACGATTGATGAACGCGTCAAGAAGATTGTCGTTGAGCAGTTGGGCGTAAAGGAAGAAGAAGTCAACGCGAACTCTTCGTTTGTCGACGACCTTGGCGCGGATTCTCTGGATACCGTCGAGCTGGTCATGGCGCTGGAAGAGGAATTCGAGTGCGAGATTCCCGACGAGGAGGCCGAAAAGATCACTACAGTTCAGCAGGCGATTGACTACGTTAACGCTCACCTGGGCTAA
- the fabG gene encoding 3-oxoacyl-ACP reductase FabG, protein MSFENQIALVTGASRGIGKAIAEILGRRGATVIGTATSAQGAQAISAALSAAGIRGEGMVLDVSDSDSIATFIKAVTENYGTPAILVNNAGITRDNLLMRMKDEEWDEVIETNLTSAFRMCRACLKGMMKARFGRIIMISSVIGATGNPGQANYAATKAGVIGFAKSLAREIGSRGITVNAVAPGFIDTDMTRALPEEQRAALLGQIPLGRLGDVTDIANTVAFLASSDAGYITGETIHVNGGMYMH, encoded by the coding sequence ATGTCATTTGAAAACCAGATCGCACTCGTGACCGGGGCCAGCCGTGGCATCGGCAAGGCCATCGCGGAGATACTGGGACGACGCGGGGCAACCGTGATCGGGACCGCGACCTCGGCGCAGGGCGCACAGGCGATTTCCGCGGCACTGTCCGCTGCCGGGATCAGGGGGGAAGGCATGGTGCTGGACGTGAGCGATTCCGATTCGATCGCGACATTCATCAAGGCCGTGACGGAGAATTACGGTACCCCGGCCATACTCGTCAACAATGCGGGTATCACGCGCGACAATCTCTTGATGCGGATGAAGGACGAGGAATGGGATGAGGTGATCGAGACCAATCTCACATCCGCATTCCGCATGTGCCGCGCCTGTCTGAAGGGTATGATGAAGGCGCGTTTCGGTCGTATCATCATGATCTCGTCGGTGATCGGTGCGACCGGCAATCCAGGCCAGGCCAATTATGCGGCGACCAAGGCCGGCGTGATCGGATTCGCCAAATCACTGGCACGCGAGATCGGTTCGCGCGGCATCACGGTCAACGCCGTCGCGCCCGGATTCATCGATACCGACATGACACGGGCACTGCCGGAAGAACAGCGTGCCGCATTGCTGGGCCAGATCCCGCTCGGGCGGCTCGGAGACGTGACCGACATCGCCAACACCGTGGCGTTTCTCGCTTCCAGCGACGCCGGTTATATCACCGGCGAGACAATTCACGTCAACGGCGGCATGTACATGCACTGA
- the fabD gene encoding ACP S-malonyltransferase — MNISETGVTLAMVFPGQGSQSVGMLAELASAYPQVGETFEAASDVLGYDLWALVQEGPEAQLNQTDHTQPAMLAAGVSVWRVWQSRAGTQPAMMAGHSLGEYTALVCAGALEYSDAVALVAERGRCMQHAVPSGVGAMAAILGLDDDVVAGVCTAAAAGEVVSPVNFNSPGQVVIAGHAGAVERAVTAAKAAGAKRAVILPVSVPSHCALMEPAAEEFAARLDAASIVTPRIPVIQNVDASPHSEPDVIRANLRHQLYSPVQWVRTVQAMAADGITRIIEAGPGKVLAGLNKRIAKTVSTETVQDPASLDAALVGADGR, encoded by the coding sequence ATGAACATATCAGAAACTGGCGTGACGCTGGCCATGGTCTTTCCCGGGCAGGGCTCACAATCCGTCGGTATGCTGGCTGAGCTGGCTTCGGCCTATCCGCAGGTCGGCGAGACCTTCGAGGCGGCCAGCGATGTCCTCGGCTACGACCTCTGGGCGCTGGTCCAGGAAGGACCGGAAGCGCAGCTCAACCAGACAGACCATACCCAGCCGGCGATGCTTGCGGCGGGCGTTTCGGTCTGGCGTGTATGGCAGAGTCGCGCCGGGACGCAACCGGCCATGATGGCAGGTCACAGCCTGGGTGAATACACGGCGCTGGTTTGTGCCGGCGCACTGGAATACTCGGATGCCGTCGCCCTGGTCGCCGAGCGCGGCCGCTGCATGCAGCACGCGGTTCCGTCCGGCGTGGGGGCCATGGCGGCGATTCTGGGTCTCGATGACGATGTCGTGGCCGGTGTCTGCACTGCCGCGGCAGCCGGCGAGGTGGTCAGCCCGGTCAACTTCAATTCGCCCGGCCAGGTGGTCATCGCCGGCCATGCCGGTGCCGTCGAGCGCGCGGTGACCGCGGCGAAAGCGGCCGGTGCCAAGCGCGCGGTCATCCTGCCGGTCAGCGTGCCTTCGCACTGCGCGCTCATGGAACCGGCAGCTGAGGAATTCGCGGCGCGCCTGGATGCCGCCAGCATCGTTACGCCACGTATCCCGGTCATTCAGAATGTCGATGCGAGTCCCCACAGCGAGCCGGATGTCATCCGCGCGAACTTGCGGCACCAGCTCTACAGCCCGGTGCAATGGGTCCGGACGGTGCAGGCCATGGCCGCAGACGGCATCACGCGTATCATCGAGGCCGGCCCCGGCAAGGTGTTGGCGGGTCTCAACAAGCGCATCGCGAAGACGGTCAGCACCGAGACCGTGCAGGATCCGGCCTCGCTGGATGCCGCCCTGGTCGGCGCCGACGGCCGGTAA
- the pabC gene encoding aminodeoxychorismate lyase, producing MSAAVLRVLVNGAAGDCLSTRDRGLLYGDGLFETMAVRDGIPRHWSRHLERLQLGCARLGIAPPAAALLREEAAVLCRDAARAVLKILVTRGTGGRGYRPDPAAVPTRILQLHPYPDWPADYAQQGVCVRICSERLARNPRLAGIKHLNRLEQVLARAEWDDPAIAEGLMQDARGNIVEGTMSNILMLRDEVLSTPDLTHCGVAGVTRALILELAAQAGIPVRIRDIPLAELDTADEVMLCNSLIGIWPVTRIAERCYPAGRIAPYLQALLQAQPDES from the coding sequence ATGAGCGCAGCGGTGCTAAGGGTCCTGGTCAACGGCGCGGCCGGCGACTGCCTGTCGACCCGGGACCGCGGGTTGTTGTACGGCGACGGCCTGTTCGAGACAATGGCCGTTCGTGACGGGATACCCCGGCACTGGTCACGTCACCTGGAGCGCTTGCAGCTTGGCTGCGCCCGTCTCGGCATCGCGCCGCCCGCTGCGGCTCTGCTGCGGGAAGAGGCCGCGGTACTGTGCCGGGATGCCGCGCGTGCCGTACTCAAGATACTGGTTACCCGGGGCACGGGCGGGCGCGGCTACCGGCCGGATCCGGCAGCCGTACCGACACGGATCCTGCAGCTGCATCCGTATCCGGACTGGCCGGCAGATTACGCGCAACAGGGTGTGTGCGTACGCATCTGCAGTGAGCGGCTGGCCCGCAATCCGCGGCTGGCCGGGATCAAGCACCTCAACCGCCTCGAGCAGGTGCTGGCGCGCGCCGAATGGGATGATCCTGCCATCGCGGAGGGTCTGATGCAGGATGCGCGCGGCAATATCGTGGAAGGCACGATGAGCAATATCCTAATGCTCAGGGACGAGGTGCTGTCCACCCCCGATCTCACGCACTGCGGGGTGGCGGGCGTCACGCGTGCGCTGATCCTGGAACTGGCCGCGCAGGCAGGGATCCCGGTGCGGATCCGCGACATCCCGCTGGCGGAACTGGACACAGCGGACGAGGTGATGCTGTGCAACAGCCTGATCGGCATCTGGCCTGTGACCCGGATTGCAGAGCGCTGCTATCCGGCTGGTAGAATAGCGCCGTACCTGCAGGCACTGCTGCAGGCTCAACCAGACGAATCGTGA
- a CDS encoding PilZ domain-containing protein, which yields MSTGTSARQGILSLTIKDKSALYAAYMPFIKGGGLFIPTKKEYKLGEEVFMLLTLMDEPEKLPVAGKIVWITPVGAQGNRAAGIGVQFSNQDDGHARNKIEGFLAGALDSDRPTHTM from the coding sequence ATGAGCACTGGAACCTCAGCACGACAGGGCATACTCTCGCTTACCATCAAGGACAAGAGTGCGCTCTACGCTGCCTATATGCCGTTCATCAAGGGTGGCGGCCTGTTCATTCCCACCAAGAAGGAATACAAGCTGGGTGAAGAGGTGTTCATGCTGCTCACGTTGATGGACGAGCCCGAGAAACTTCCGGTTGCCGGCAAGATCGTCTGGATTACCCCGGTCGGCGCACAGGGCAACCGCGCAGCGGGTATCGGCGTGCAGTTCAGCAATCAGGACGACGGCCACGCCCGCAACAAGATCGAGGGCTTCCTGGCCGGCGCGCTCGATAGCGACCGTCCGACCCACACCATGTAA
- a CDS encoding TatD family hydrolase: MLVDSHCHLDMLDLAPFGGSLDGVLTAARASDVGHFLCVAVNLEDFPAMLRIAESHADVTASVGLHPNERGGREPSIDDLVQLARHPRVVAIGETGLDYFRSEGDLGWQRERFRRHIAAARESGKPLIIHSRDAGADTIDILADERADEIGGVMHCFTGDWELARQAMALNFHISFSGIVTFRSATILQEVARRLPLERMLVETDCPYLAPVPHRGKPNQPAWVRHTAECIAGLRGESYDTIAAATTANFRTLFRPPAAL, translated from the coding sequence ATGCTCGTCGATTCCCATTGCCACCTGGATATGCTCGACCTGGCACCGTTTGGCGGCAGTCTCGACGGGGTGCTGACGGCAGCTCGTGCCAGCGATGTCGGGCATTTTCTCTGTGTGGCGGTCAACCTCGAGGACTTTCCGGCCATGCTGCGCATCGCCGAGTCGCATGCCGATGTGACGGCCTCGGTTGGATTGCACCCCAACGAGCGCGGCGGTCGCGAACCCAGCATCGACGATCTCGTGCAGCTGGCGCGGCACCCCCGGGTGGTCGCCATCGGCGAAACGGGGCTGGACTATTTCCGCAGTGAAGGCGATCTTGGCTGGCAGCGGGAGCGGTTCCGGCGCCACATCGCGGCGGCGCGCGAGTCCGGCAAGCCGCTGATCATTCATTCGCGCGACGCGGGCGCGGATACCATCGACATCCTCGCGGACGAACGGGCCGATGAGATCGGCGGCGTCATGCACTGTTTTACCGGCGACTGGGAGCTGGCCCGGCAGGCCATGGCACTCAATTTCCACATTTCGTTCTCGGGTATCGTCACCTTCCGCAGCGCGACCATCCTGCAGGAGGTGGCCCGCAGGCTGCCGCTGGAGCGCATGCTGGTGGAGACCGACTGTCCGTATCTCGCACCGGTGCCGCACCGCGGCAAGCCCAATCAGCCGGCCTGGGTCCGCCATACGGCGGAATGCATCGCCGGACTGCGCGGCGAGAGCTACGACACCATTGCCGCGGCCACCACTGCGAATTTCCGGACGCTGTTCCGGCCCCCGGCAGCGCTCTAG
- the fabF gene encoding beta-ketoacyl-ACP synthase II codes for MSKRRVVVTGLGIISPVGNSVADAWDNIRAGRSGIGPITNFDAADFPVRFAGEIRDFDVTQYINSKDARRMGAFIHYGIAAAVQAISDAGIEITPDNAARAGVAIGSGIGGLHGIEVAYQNYLDGGPRKISPFFVPGNIINMIAGNLSIMYGMKGPNIAIVTACTSSTHNIGVAARTIAYGDADIMVAGGAEMTTCPTGIGGFAAARALSTRNDDPTAASRPWDRDRDGFVLSDGAGILLLEEYEHARRRGADIYCEIVGFGMSGDAFHMTQPSEGGEGPAQCMDAALRDAGISHDAVDYINAHGTSTPAGDVAETLAIKRAFGASAGKVAISSTKSMTGHLLGAAGGVEAVFTVMALRDQVAPPTINLEHPDPACDLDYVPHTARDMVINIALSNSFGFGGTNGTLVFRHLG; via the coding sequence GTGTCCAAGAGACGCGTGGTAGTAACCGGTCTGGGGATCATTTCACCTGTTGGAAACAGCGTCGCGGACGCCTGGGACAACATCCGTGCCGGCAGGAGTGGCATCGGTCCCATCACGAACTTCGATGCGGCCGATTTCCCGGTGCGATTTGCCGGCGAGATCCGCGACTTCGACGTGACGCAGTACATCAACAGCAAGGACGCGCGCCGCATGGGTGCGTTCATCCACTACGGCATTGCCGCCGCTGTCCAGGCCATCAGTGATGCCGGCATAGAGATCACGCCGGACAACGCCGCGCGTGCGGGCGTAGCCATCGGTTCCGGCATCGGCGGGCTGCATGGCATCGAGGTCGCCTACCAGAATTACCTTGATGGCGGTCCGCGCAAGATCTCGCCGTTCTTCGTGCCCGGCAACATCATCAACATGATCGCCGGCAACCTTTCCATCATGTACGGCATGAAGGGACCCAACATCGCCATCGTCACGGCCTGTACGTCCTCCACACACAACATCGGCGTGGCCGCGCGGACCATTGCCTACGGCGATGCAGACATCATGGTCGCAGGTGGTGCGGAGATGACCACCTGTCCCACCGGAATCGGCGGCTTCGCCGCGGCGCGCGCGTTGTCCACCCGCAATGACGATCCGACGGCAGCAAGCCGCCCCTGGGACCGCGACCGCGACGGTTTCGTGTTGAGTGACGGTGCCGGCATCCTGCTGCTCGAGGAATACGAACATGCACGCCGGCGCGGCGCCGACATCTACTGCGAGATCGTCGGTTTCGGTATGAGCGGCGACGCCTTCCACATGACCCAGCCCTCGGAAGGCGGCGAGGGACCGGCCCAGTGCATGGATGCCGCCTTGCGCGATGCCGGTATCAGCCACGACGCGGTCGACTACATCAACGCGCACGGCACTTCGACACCGGCGGGTGACGTGGCGGAAACGCTTGCCATCAAGCGCGCCTTCGGTGCCAGCGCCGGGAAAGTGGCGATCAGTTCGACCAAATCGATGACAGGCCATCTGCTCGGTGCCGCCGGCGGCGTGGAGGCGGTGTTCACGGTAATGGCCTTACGCGACCAGGTGGCGCCGCCCACCATCAACCTCGAGCATCCGGATCCTGCCTGCGATCTCGACTACGTGCCGCATACGGCACGGGACATGGTAATCAACATCGCCCTGTCGAATTCTTTCGGCTTCGGGGGCACCAACGGTACCCTGGTATTTCGCCACCTCGGATAA
- a CDS encoding acyl-CoA thioesterase codes for MPDRTLLPDDRHLAIRIMATPADTNASGDIFGGWLMAQVDIAGSIIARRRANGRIVTVAVNSFTFRQPVFVGDLVSCYAQITRIGRTSLTVNVKAFAERQQETHAIILVTEADLTYVAVDADRRPRPMP; via the coding sequence ATGCCCGACCGTACGCTGCTTCCCGACGATCGCCACCTCGCGATCCGTATCATGGCCACGCCGGCGGACACCAACGCCTCCGGTGACATCTTCGGCGGCTGGCTCATGGCACAGGTAGACATCGCCGGCAGTATCATTGCGCGCCGGCGCGCCAACGGCCGCATCGTCACGGTCGCGGTCAACTCGTTCACGTTCAGGCAACCGGTCTTCGTCGGAGACCTCGTCAGCTGCTATGCACAGATCACGCGCATCGGCAGGACGTCGCTAACCGTCAACGTCAAGGCCTTCGCCGAGCGCCAGCAGGAAACGCACGCGATCATCCTGGTGACCGAGGCGGACCTCACGTACGTCGCGGTGGACGCGGACCGCCGCCCCCGCCCCATGCCCTGA
- a CDS encoding beta-ketoacyl-ACP synthase III, with product MKYSRITGTGGYLPEKTLTNHDLEKIMDTSDSWIRERTGIYKRHIAAGDETTCDLAEIASTRAMEAAGKTPRQIDLIVFATTTPDRVFPSTACLLQQRLDIHGTAAFDIQAVCTGFVYALGVADKFIKTGAAKCALVVGAETLSRIVNWNDRSTAILFGDGAGAVVLEASDEPGLLSTHLHADGSYEHLLTVPSGISQGYEHVQAGEAYVQMQGNEVFKMAVNTLGRIVDETLAANDMQKSDVDWLIPHQANIRIIQATAKKLKMSMDHVVVTVDEHGNTSAASVPLALDVAVRDGRIKRGEVLLMEAFGGGFTWGSALVRY from the coding sequence ATGAAATACTCGCGCATCACGGGCACCGGTGGCTACCTGCCGGAAAAGACCCTGACCAACCATGACCTGGAAAAGATCATGGACACCTCGGACAGCTGGATCCGCGAGCGTACCGGGATCTACAAGCGCCACATCGCGGCCGGTGACGAGACTACCTGCGACCTGGCCGAGATCGCGTCGACACGCGCCATGGAGGCGGCCGGCAAGACCCCGCGCCAGATCGATCTCATCGTGTTCGCCACGACCACACCGGACCGCGTGTTCCCGAGCACCGCCTGCCTGCTGCAGCAGCGCCTCGATATCCATGGCACTGCCGCCTTCGACATCCAGGCGGTCTGCACGGGTTTCGTCTACGCGCTGGGCGTGGCCGACAAGTTCATCAAGACAGGCGCCGCGAAATGCGCGCTGGTCGTGGGTGCCGAGACCCTGTCACGCATCGTCAACTGGAACGATCGCAGTACCGCAATCCTGTTTGGCGACGGTGCCGGTGCCGTGGTGCTGGAGGCCAGCGACGAACCCGGTCTCCTGTCAACCCACCTGCATGCGGACGGCAGTTACGAACATCTGCTCACGGTACCCAGCGGCATTTCCCAGGGTTACGAACACGTGCAGGCAGGCGAGGCCTACGTGCAGATGCAGGGCAACGAAGTGTTCAAGATGGCCGTGAACACGCTCGGCCGCATCGTCGACGAGACACTGGCGGCGAATGACATGCAGAAATCCGACGTCGACTGGCTTATTCCGCACCAGGCGAACATCCGGATTATCCAGGCGACCGCCAAGAAGCTGAAAATGTCGATGGATCATGTGGTGGTCACGGTTGACGAACATGGCAACACCTCTGCGGCCTCGGTGCCGCTGGCGCTGGACGTCGCGGTGCGCGACGGCCGTATCAAGCGTGGCGAGGTGCTGCTGATGGAGGCCTTCGGCGGCGGCTTCACCTGGGGCTCGGCACTGGTCCGGTACTGA
- a CDS encoding aminodeoxychorismate synthase component I, protein MAALITEAGTVLTLLALHRSNPVRYPYLLQSSAGGRYDILFACPGQSLVLDANGQLDAPEPAGTTDFLSALDGWWLREQAADADTELPFRGGWFLYLGYELAGQIEPRLQQPAAAAPLPVAFATRMPGGIVHDHATGRTVIIAESGRRDLLETMRRDIERVALTAPASMRAVALAGIEEDDPQQYLDAVARIHDYIVAGDVFQVNLSRAWYTSLRDAVPPDVLYSNLCIQNPAPFGGLAVWNDAAIISSSPERLVRVAGGCVETRPIAGTRPRGAGAAADAASSGELLAHPKERAEHIMLIDLERNDLGRICVPGSIEVNELMALETYAHVHHIVSNVRGRLRSGIRPGQVLRAVFPGGTITGCPKVRCMEIIAELECRPRGAYTGSMGYLNLDGSMDMNILIRTMVSHGRRIELRAGAGIVADSDAHAELAETRAKARGLLRALGLHEA, encoded by the coding sequence ATGGCCGCACTCATCACAGAGGCTGGAACGGTACTGACGCTGCTGGCCCTGCACCGCTCGAATCCGGTGCGCTATCCCTACCTGCTCCAGAGCTCGGCAGGGGGCCGCTACGACATCCTGTTCGCCTGTCCCGGACAGAGTCTGGTGCTGGACGCAAACGGCCAGCTGGATGCTCCGGAGCCGGCAGGCACGACAGATTTTCTGTCGGCGCTGGATGGCTGGTGGCTGCGCGAACAGGCGGCTGACGCAGACACGGAACTGCCGTTTAGGGGGGGCTGGTTTCTCTACCTGGGCTACGAGCTCGCCGGCCAGATCGAACCACGCCTGCAGCAGCCGGCTGCCGCAGCGCCGCTGCCGGTGGCGTTTGCCACCCGCATGCCGGGCGGGATCGTGCACGATCATGCCACCGGACGTACCGTGATCATCGCCGAATCCGGGCGCCGGGACTTGCTGGAGACCATGCGCCGGGATATCGAACGCGTTGCGCTGACTGCGCCGGCCTCGATGCGCGCTGTCGCTCTGGCGGGGATCGAGGAAGATGATCCGCAGCAATACCTCGATGCCGTGGCGCGCATCCACGACTACATCGTCGCGGGCGATGTCTTCCAGGTCAATCTGTCGCGGGCATGGTATACCAGTCTGCGGGATGCAGTTCCCCCGGATGTCCTCTACAGTAATCTGTGTATCCAGAATCCCGCGCCGTTCGGCGGTTTGGCTGTCTGGAACGATGCCGCCATCATCAGTTCCTCGCCGGAGCGGCTGGTCAGGGTGGCGGGCGGCTGCGTGGAAACGCGTCCCATCGCCGGTACCCGGCCGCGCGGCGCGGGAGCGGCGGCGGATGCGGCCAGCTCCGGCGAGTTGCTCGCGCATCCCAAGGAGCGTGCCGAACACATCATGCTCATCGACCTGGAACGCAATGACCTCGGCCGGATCTGCGTGCCCGGAAGCATCGAGGTCAACGAACTCATGGCACTGGAAACCTATGCACATGTGCACCATATTGTTTCCAATGTGCGCGGACGCCTGCGCTCCGGGATCCGTCCCGGGCAGGTGCTGCGCGCTGTCTTTCCCGGTGGCACCATTACAGGATGTCCCAAGGTGCGTTGCATGGAGATCATCGCGGAACTCGAGTGCCGGCCGCGTGGTGCCTACACCGGTTCGATGGGCTACCTGAATCTTGATGGCAGCATGGATATGAATATCCTCATTCGCACCATGGTCAGCCACGGCCGCCGGATCGAACTGCGGGCGGGCGCCGGTATCGTGGCGGACTCGGATGCCCATGCCGAACTCGCGGAAACACGCGCCAAGGCCCGTGGTCTGCTGCGTGCGTTGGGGTTGCACGAGGCATGA
- the tmk gene encoding dTMP kinase, translating into MTGKFITVEGIEGVGKSTNMDFIRQQLQAAGKDVVVTREPGGTPLAEAIRELLLDPAHTGMDTLCELQLVFAARAEHLAKVIRPALAAGRWVLCDRFTDATYAYQGGGRGVDAAVIARLEDLVQGGFRPDLTLLLDLPVATGLARISARGAPDRFERERVEFFERVRQAYLELARRHPGRYRVIDASQPLAGVQQLIRECLPL; encoded by the coding sequence GTGACCGGAAAATTCATTACCGTCGAAGGCATCGAGGGGGTTGGCAAGAGCACCAACATGGATTTCATCCGCCAGCAGCTGCAGGCTGCGGGCAAGGATGTCGTGGTCACGCGCGAGCCGGGTGGAACCCCGCTGGCCGAGGCGATCCGGGAACTGCTGCTCGATCCTGCCCATACCGGTATGGATACCCTGTGCGAGCTGCAGCTGGTGTTCGCCGCGCGTGCCGAGCACCTGGCGAAAGTGATCCGGCCGGCACTGGCGGCCGGCCGCTGGGTGCTGTGCGACCGCTTCACCGATGCCACCTATGCCTATCAGGGCGGCGGGCGCGGCGTGGATGCTGCGGTCATCGCCCGGCTGGAGGACCTGGTGCAGGGCGGCTTCCGCCCTGATCTCACCCTGTTGCTCGACCTGCCTGTTGCCACCGGACTGGCACGCATCAGCGCTCGCGGCGCGCCGGACCGCTTCGAGCGCGAACGGGTGGAATTCTTCGAGCGGGTACGCCAGGCCTACCTGGAACTGGCCCGCAGGCATCCCGGTCGCTACCGTGTCATCGATGCCAGTCAGCCGCTGGCGGGTGTGCAGCAGTTGATCAGGGAATGCCTGCCGCTTTGA
- the mltG gene encoding endolytic transglycosylase MltG codes for MNEQACPRCKHRFLQLLVVLVVFALGTIGVIYSRYQHFSQTPITLPQDPYIFTVSEGTSLGLLARRLHAAGIIRYPRFFIQLGRRLDAARHLKVGEYTLTGDLTPTALLELMTEGRVLQYGLTLIEGQTFTEMLARVAAHPSLQHTLTGLDTTAIMERIGHPGEQPEGRFLADTYHFPRNTTDVEFLRRAWDAMEAYLQRAWEQRAEGLPLASPYEALILASIVEKETGLAEERARIAGVFLRRLQKGMKLQTDPTVIYGMGQHFDGNLRRADLMRDTPYNTYMRDGLPPTPIAMPGREAIDAVLHPAAGDSLYFVARGGGSHYFSSTLDEHNRAVDKYQRGKSGIDLPGEEDAQ; via the coding sequence ATGAACGAACAAGCCTGTCCCCGCTGCAAACACCGGTTCCTGCAACTGCTGGTTGTGCTGGTCGTATTCGCACTCGGCACAATCGGTGTGATCTACAGCCGTTACCAGCACTTCAGCCAGACACCGATCACCCTGCCACAGGACCCCTACATCTTCACCGTCAGCGAAGGCACCTCGCTCGGGCTGTTGGCCCGGCGGCTGCACGCAGCGGGTATCATCCGTTACCCGCGTTTTTTCATTCAGCTCGGTCGCCGGCTCGACGCGGCGCGTCACCTCAAGGTAGGCGAATATACCCTCACCGGTGACCTGACCCCGACGGCCCTGCTCGAGCTGATGACCGAAGGTCGGGTGTTGCAGTACGGCCTGACGCTGATCGAGGGGCAGACCTTTACCGAGATGCTGGCGCGCGTCGCGGCGCATCCCAGCCTGCAGCATACGCTGACTGGCCTGGATACGACGGCCATCATGGAGCGCATCGGACATCCAGGTGAGCAGCCGGAAGGGCGTTTCCTCGCCGACACCTATCACTTTCCGCGCAATACGACCGACGTGGAATTCCTGCGGCGGGCGTGGGATGCCATGGAGGCTTACCTGCAGCGCGCCTGGGAACAACGCGCGGAGGGACTGCCCCTGGCGAGTCCCTACGAAGCGTTGATCCTGGCCTCCATAGTGGAAAAGGAAACCGGATTGGCAGAGGAGCGTGCCCGGATTGCCGGTGTCTTTCTTCGCCGTCTGCAGAAGGGCATGAAGCTGCAGACCGATCCGACCGTGATCTACGGTATGGGCCAGCACTTCGACGGCAACCTGCGCCGTGCCGATCTGATGCGTGATACACCCTACAACACCTATATGCGCGACGGCCTGCCGCCCACGCCCATCGCCATGCCCGGCAGGGAGGCGATCGATGCCGTGCTGCATCCGGCTGCAGGAGACAGTCTCTACTTCGTCGCCAGGGGGGGCGGCAGTCACTATTTTTCCAGCACCCTGGACGAGCACAACCGTGCGGTGGACAAGTATCAGCGCGGCAAATCAGGCATTGATCTGCCCGGCGAGGAAGACGCGCAGTGA